The following coding sequences lie in one Desmodus rotundus isolate HL8 chromosome 1, HLdesRot8A.1, whole genome shotgun sequence genomic window:
- the TBC1D13 gene encoding TBC1 domain family member 13 isoform X3, translating to MIIQPGIAKANMGVSREDVTFEDHPLNPNPDSRWNTYFKDNEVLLQIDKDVRRLCPDISFFQRATEYPCLLILDPQNEFETLRKRVEQTTLKSQTVARNRSGVTNMSSPHKNSAPASLNEYQVLPNGCEAHWEVVERILFIYAKLNPGIAYVQGMNEIVGPLYYTFATDPSNEWKEHAEADTFFCFTNLMAEIRDNFIKSLDDSQCGITYKMEKVYSTLKDKDVELYLKLQEQNIKPQFFAFRWLTLLLSQEFLLPDVIRIWDSLFADDNRFDFLLLVCCAMLILIREQLLEGDFTVNMRLLQDYPITDVCQILQKAKELQDSK from the exons TGGGAGTGTCCAGGGAGGATGTGACCTTTGAGGACCAT CCACTCAACCCCAACCCCGACAGCCGGTGGAACACGTACTTCAAGGACAACGAGGTGCTGCTGCAGATCGACAAAGATGTCCG gAGGTTGTGCCCGGACATCTCCTTCTTCCAGAGGGCCACCGAGTACCCATGCCTCCTCATCCTGGACCCCCAGAATGAGTTTGAGACCCTTCGCAAGCGGGTGGAGCAGACGACGCTGAAATCCCAGACAGTGGCCCGGAACCGGAGTGGGGTCACAAAT ATGAGCTCCCCACACAAGAACTCGGCACCAGCATCCCTGAATGAGTACCAGGTGCTGCCCAATGGCTGTGAGGCCCACTGGGAGGTGGTGGAGCGGATCCTGTTCATCTACGCCAAGCTCAACCCAGGCATCGCTTACGTGCAGGGCATGAACGAGATCGTGGGGCCCCTCTACTATACCTTCGCCACCGACCCCAGCAACGAGTGGAAAG AGCACGCCGAGGCAGACACCTTCTTTTGCTTCACCAACCTCATGGCTGAGATCCGGGATAACTTCATCAAGAGCCTGGACGACTCGCAGTGCGGCATCACCTACAAGATGGAAAAGGTGTACTCCACCTTGAAGGATAAGGATGTGGAACTCTACCTGAAACTG caagAGCAGAACATCAAGCCCCAGTTCTTCGCCTTCCGCTGGCTGACGCTGCTGCTGTCCCAGGAGTTCTTGCTGCCTGACGTCATCCGTATCTGGGACTCACTCTTCGCAGATGACAACCGCTTCGACTTCCTCCTCCTCGTCTGCTGCGCCATGCTTAT ACTGATCCGGGAGCAGCTGCTAGAAGGGGACTTCACTGTAAACATGCGGCTCCTCCAG GATTACCCCATCACAGATGTCTGCCAGATCCTACAGAAAGCCAAGGAGCTTCAAGACTCCAAGTAG